GCCGATGCATGTGACCCGAGAAGGGCCTGACGTTCTGTCGCGTTACTATCCTGTCCAGGCATTCGGTGTTGGCGGAATCGCCATTACATTCTCCCTCCGGAGTTCTGCCATGCATGTCGAGCAAAGCGCCACCAACGGCTTCGTCGTCGGCGGCGTCGAGACACACAAGGATCTCCATGTCGCCGCCGTCGTCGACGAACATAGCCGGGTTCTCGGCGGCCAGTGCTTCCCAACGACCCGGCACGGCTACAAGCAGATGCTCGCCTGGATGCGTTCTTTCGGCCAGCTTCGGCGGGTCGGCGTCGAGGCAACAGGCACCTACGGCGCGGGACTTCTTCGCTACCTGCAGAATGCCGGCGTCGAGGTCCTGGAGGTCACGACACCAGACAGCGGCGATCGTCGCAAGCGCGGCAAGAACGACGATCTTGATGCGCAGAATGCCGCCCATGCCGCCTTCACCGACAAGCGCACCGTCACCCCCAAGACCCGTGACGGCATGATCGAGTCCCTGCGTGTCCTCAAAGCCTGCCGGAAGACGGCGGTTGCCGCCCGGCGCGTCGCGCTGCAGATGATCCACAACACGGTCGTCTGTGCGCCCGACGAGCTGCGGGACACGCTGCGCAAGCTGACCCGCATGCAACTCATCAGAACGCTGGCGGCCTGGCGCCCGGACATGACTGACTACCGCAATGTGGCAACTGCCTATCGGATCGCGCTCAAGTCTCTCGCTCGCCGATATCTCGAACTTCACGACGAGATCGCCGACCTCGATGCCATGATCGCCGCCATCGTCGACGAGCTTGCTCCCGCCCTGGTGACACGGAATTCCATCGGTCACGCGTCCGCCGCGCAGCTCCTCCTCACCGCCGGCGACAACTCCGAGCGCCTGCAGTCCGAAGCAAGCTTCGCTGCACTCTGCGGCGTGAGCCCGGTCCCAGCCTCTTCCGGCAAGACAACGCGCCATCGCCTCAACCGTGGCGGCGACAGGGCAGCCAACAGCGCACTCCACATCATCGCCATCGGACGGCTTCGCACCGACACCCCCGCACCAAAAGCTATATCGCAAAGCGTATCGCCGAGGGCCATTCCAAGCTCGAGGCCATTCGGTGCCTCAAGCGCTACATCGCGCGAGAAATCTTCTCCCTCATCCGCCAAAGAAGGCAGGAGATCAATCAGGCGCAGATCGCCACTTGACAAACAGAAGGGCATCCGCGGCTCGCAATCCCTGCCCATTCGGTACACCGAGCGCCTCGGCGACGCTGGTATCGCGCCCTCGGTGGGCAGCGTCGGCGACAGCTACGACAACGTGCTCGCCGAAACGGTGATCGGGCTGTTCAAGACCGAGGTTATCCGCCGTCTCGGCCCATGGCGCAGCCTCGAGGCCATCGAGATCGCTACGCTCGAGTGGGTGGACTGGTTCAACCACCGCCGCCTGCTCGAGCCGATCGACAACACCCCGTCAGCCGAGGCCGAAGCAAAGTTCTCCGCCGAAATGGAGCCCCGCGCCGTGGCGGCGTAGGACTCGAACCAACCCGCCTCCGGGAAACCCGGGGCGGTTCAGTCGGGAGCGTTCCGTACGCTTTGTTTTGATTGGTGGAGCCGAGGGGGGTCGAACCCCTGACCTCCGCAATGCCATTGTAGTCGTATCTTTTTGATATCAATACATAAAAGTCATTTACCATCGGTTCCAGCGGCGTTTCCCACCCGGCAGGCCGGGTCTTGCTCGTTTTGGCCCGGTGGAGAAGACGCCAACAGCAGGGCATCGCGGCGCGCACACCGGTCGGTCCGGGTGTAGCGCGCCACCACCCGGATGTCGGTCCAAGTCCCAACATCGGCGATCACCGTGTGACTTTGCCCGCCTTCGCTCAAGCGCGACGCGAATTCGACGCGCGCCATATGGGGCGTGAATGCGACACCGATGCTTTTGCACCAGGGTTTCAGCCATCGATAGACATTGCTGCGGTTGAGCCACGGGAAGACCCGCCCGTGCCTCTCGCGGGGTATCTGCTCAGGTGGTTGGCGATTTTTGGGTTGCGGGGTCGGGCTGGATGTGAGTCAAGGTATGGATGACTCTGCCGTTCCGATACCGCTTGAGCGACGATGAGAAGGACGCGCTGCTTTCCGAGCAGGCAGCGCTGATCGAACGTCAGGCGGCGCGGATTACGGAACTCGAGGCGCTGCTGGCGCGACCGAAGAAGACGTCACGGAACAGCCACACGCCGCCGTCGCAGGACCGCAAGCCGGGCGGAAGCGGGGACAAGAAGCATGGCGAGCGGCGCAAGCTGCGGCCCTCGCGTCCGGGCTCGGCGCGGTCGCTGAGCGAGGTGCCGGACGAGACGATCAAGCGGCTGGCCACCACGTGTCCGCATTGTGCCGCCGACGTTTCGGGCCAGAGGCAGATCTGCCGCCATCGCTACGATCACATCGACATCCCGCCAATCGCACCGGTGGTGACCCGTGTTGAGCTGTTCGGCGGGCGCTGTGCTGCCTGCGGCCGCCGTTTCCGCGCCGCCCCGCCGGACGGCATGCCGCTGGGAACACCCTTTTGGGCGTCAATCCAGGCGCTGCTTTTGTATCTGCACCACAGCCATCATGTCGGTTTCGAGCGGCTGGCGCGGATGATGGCGGAGCTGTTCGGGCTGGTGATCTCCGAGGGTGCCATCGCCAACGCCTTCCGCCGCGCTGAAACAGCGATGACGGCGGCGTGCGCCGCGATCAGGAAAGGCTGCTGGCCGCCCGGGTGATCGCCTCGGACGAGACCACCGCCCGCATCGACGGCGCCACCCACTGGCATTGGGTGTTCGTCACCACCAAGGCGGTGCTGCACCAGATCGCACCCCGCCGGGCGAAAGCGGTCGCCGAAGAGGTGCTGGGCGAGCACCGGCCGGCGGTCTGGGTGTCCGACCGCTACGCCGGCCAGCAGGATCTGGCGCCCGCGCATCAGGTCTGTCTCGCCCACCTCCTGCGTGACGTCCAGTATGCCATCGACTGCGGCGATACCGTCTTCGCGCCCCGGCTGCGCGATCTGCTGCGCTGGGCGATCCGCATCGGCCGACGGCGAGATGCCCTGCGGCCGGCGACCCTCGCCACCTATCACGACCGCGCCGAACGCCGCCTCGATGCGCTCGTGGCCACACCCGCGGCGCATCCCGCCGGCCGCGAGCTGCAAACCGCAGTCAAGGCGTGGCGGACGACGTTCTTCGTCTTCCTCGAAGACCCAGACGTGCCAGCCACCAACAACGCCTGCGAGCGAGAAATCCGTCCGTCCGTCGTGTTCCGCAAGGTCACCGGCGGCTTTCGCTCGAATGGGGCGCACATCCACGCCGGATACCGATCCGTCACCAGCACCGCAGGGCTCCACGGCCAAACCGCCCGGCAAGCCATCGCCCAACTCCTCGCCGGCACCTTCCAGACCACGCCCGCAGCTTTATAGCCAGGGGGGTGAGCAGATACCTCGCGGGCAGCGCGCTCGGGATCGCCTTTCGGCAGGCTGACAAGCGCCTCGTAGACATCGGGATGCATGTCCAACGTCTTCTCGGCATCCCCTTTATCGCACTCAAAGCCGATGAACTCCCCAGCCACAAGATCGATGCGCGACCAGTCCGGGCGTAGAGTCTCGCTGATGCGCCATCCTTGGCGGAACAACACCAACAGCAGCAGATAGCGGTAACGATGGTCTTCCTTGTCGGCGCGGCTCATGTACTTGTTCGGGCGAGCATCGCGCACCGCCTCCAGGGGACGCTCGGTATCGTCGGCCCGTGGCCGTCGCGTCCGCCGGTCTACCTCGGGCAGTGCTTCGGTGTACATGCGCGGGAGCCATTGTTGGCGCCCAGCCCAATGCAGCGCCGCCATATAGGGATGGATCACCGCCCGGTTCTTGGCGCGGGCCGTCCGCCCCGGCTTCATCGCCGCAGCGGCGATCTGACCCAGCGCCGGCGTCAGCTCCGCCAATGGTAGATCGCCGACGCGCTGCTGGACCGTCGCCACCCAACATTCGGACATTGCTTCCAGCAATCGGTGATCGTACCCGGACAAGTCCTTGGCATTGACATAGAGCGCAGCCAATTCCTTGAAATTCCGCGGCATCAACCCTCGCTCGGCAATTTTGTCGTCGTGCTCGTCTGCCGTGACTGCCGACGCCGCTGCAAGATACTCTCGAGCAATGGATCGTGCCTCTTCGGGATCGGTGACGCCCTTGAGCACCTTTTCCCTGCCGCGGCGGCCGATGGGGACGCGAATGACGCACCACTTGTTGCGTCTTTGGGGATCGTTGGCCCATCTTTCACCCGGCGGCCAGACGATGATACCGTCCGACACGTGACCGCCTCCCTCACTTGCTCGACCTGCTCGCTGGTGAACAGCCACTTGCCGCGCCGCCCCGGCCGCGCGAAGCCAAGTTCGGTTAGGACACTGCGCAGCGTCTCCTCAGACAGCGGCACCTGGGCGCGCAGATCCCCGAAAGTATAGAGGCGTTCCCGGCTAAGCATCTCTCAACCATAGTATGGGCATATTGGATCTCTCTTAATGCTGCCGAGGGTGTTTTGCATCCCATGATAACGCATATACTCCGTCCATGCCGCTGAAATCTGTAAAACAGTCTGTTCAGTCATAAACATACCTTTGCCGCCATCGGACAGGACGATAGCATTTTCTATTTTACAACTATAGGGGGTATTTGCCAGTAACGCTCGCCCGGACGATCGGATCGACA
This genomic stretch from Rhodospirillales bacterium harbors:
- a CDS encoding tyrosine-type recombinase/integrase, with translation MPRERHGRVFPWLNRSNVYRWLKPWCKSIGVAFTPHMARVEFASRLSEGGQSHTVIADVGTWTDIRVVARYTRTDRCARRDALLLASSPPGQNEQDPACRVGNAAGTDGK